The following is a genomic window from Hymenobacter sp. APR13.
GGCTACTTCGGGGTTGTTTTCCTTGAACTCAATCAGGCGCACATACCGGTCATCGAAATGCACTTCCGACACCGTTTCCAGGCCGAGCGTACGCACGCCCGTGAGCAGGCCCTGCCGCGTGATGGTGCGCAGCACCAGCAGCTCGGGGTTGATGCTGAGCACGTAGCCCAGAAACAGCGTGCCACCGGTCTGCACCGACACAATGCGGCGGCTGCGCTGGGCCCGCTGCAGCATATCAATCAATAAAGCTCCCATCGTAGTAAACAGCTAAAGGCCGTAAATATAGGCCGTCGGTTGCTGCTATCGAAAGTAAGCTGCTTTTGCGGGCTGAGCGAAGAACGCTAGGCCAGCGTTTGCATGAGGTAGCGGTCGAGGAGACGGTGCAGCGCCTGCAGCCGCTGCCCTACTGCCTGCCGGTCGGCCTCGCTGGCCGACACGGTGCCGGTGCGGCTGGTGAGGTAGCGGGCCAGCGCCGAGTTGTCGTGCAGCAGTTCCTGCAGCTCGGTTTGTGCCTGCTCCCACCGCTCCGGCAGGCCGCAGTCCAGGAGCTGGCGCCGCAGCTGTATGGTGCGGCTCACTAAGTCGGCTAGCATGGTAAGCAGGGTTTCTTCGCCGGACGTAATGGCGCGGGGTTCGCGCCCAATCACGCACATCGACCCGATGTTGTCGCCGTTGGGCATGCGCAGGGCCGCGCCGGCGTAGAACCGCAGCCCGGCCGACTGCGCCGTGTACGGATTGATCAGGCGGCAGCTATTGGCCGACAAATCCTCAAACGACAGCACCTTATCCTGCAACACCGCCGCCGAACACAGGCTATCGGCCCGATCTACCCGCTCCAGCCCGGGCAGGCCGGTATTAGCCTTGAAAAACACCTGCTCCTCATCCACCAACGAAATCAGCGAGATGGGCAGGTTAAACAGTTGGGCCGCCAGCGCCACATACTCATCAAATACGGGCTCGGGCGTGGTGTTCAGAATCCGGTACTGGTGTAGGGTGCGCAAACGGTGCGCATCATGAGCTGGAATCAACTGGTCAGGCAAGGCATCCATGGCGGCAAAAATACCAGTCCCGAAGCAGAATGGCTAATATATTTTATTTAATATATTAAGCTTGATTCAGCTCGGCCAGCACTTTTTTGGCCGTTTCTACGTGGTCGGTGGCCCGGTTCATGGAGTTGAAAATGTAGCGAATCATGCCTTCCTTGTCGAT
Proteins encoded in this region:
- a CDS encoding GAF domain-containing protein, with translation MDALPDQLIPAHDAHRLRTLHQYRILNTTPEPVFDEYVALAAQLFNLPISLISLVDEEQVFFKANTGLPGLERVDRADSLCSAAVLQDKVLSFEDLSANSCRLINPYTAQSAGLRFYAGAALRMPNGDNIGSMCVIGREPRAITSGEETLLTMLADLVSRTIQLRRQLLDCGLPERWEQAQTELQELLHDNSALARYLTSRTGTVSASEADRQAVGQRLQALHRLLDRYLMQTLA